A window from Lates calcarifer isolate ASB-BC8 linkage group LG7_2, TLL_Latcal_v3, whole genome shotgun sequence encodes these proteins:
- the LOC127139149 gene encoding uncharacterized protein LOC127139149 isoform X1 — MWGSSSDSHPSGYDLGPKPGDQGSHGPGGGSGRDGRSGRDDRHGGDRPEMIAMEMISMEETVMEMIAMEMIAMEETAPEMIMRTATGDPAPTVTGTATGIDTALTATETTTRNATTALVVIVGAAVVGAPDTVAVVAATAAAMMSTGATENMDANTSTGATGAVVVVVVVVVMVVEDGSRLTDLQRLDLPLKERLKHVELDRFLPCTQTKPTVSTVSLFCFPPGAAVVVCCVNETACSL, encoded by the exons ATGTGGGGCAGCAGTTCAG ACAGCCACCCCTCAGGCTACGACCTGGGCCCCAAGCCAGGGGACCAGGGGAGCCACGGGCCTGGAGGTGGGAGTGGAAGAGACGGTCGCTCTGGACGAGATGACCGCCATGGAGGAGACCGCCCAGAGATGATCGCCATGGAGATGATCTCCATGGAGGAGACCGTCATGGAGATGATCGCCATGGAGATGATCGCCATGGAGGAGACCGCCCCAGAGATGATCATGAGGACAGCCACAGGAGATCCAGCCCCGACCGTGACAGGGACCGCCACAGGGATAGACACAGCCCTGACTGCCACGGAGACAACGACAAGGAACGCGACCACAGCCCTCGTCGTCATCGTCGGGGCAGCGGTGGTGGGAGCCCCAGACACGGTAGCAGTGGTAGCAGCAACAGCGGCAGCGATGATGAGCACAGGGGCCACGGAAAACATGGACGCAAACACAAGCACGGGGGCCACGGGCGCGGTCGTGGTCGTGGTCGTGGTTGTGGTCATGGTCGTGGAGGATG GCAGCAGACTCACTGACCTGCAGAGACTTGACCTGCCTCTGAAAGAAAGATTAAAACATGTAGAACTGGATCGTTTTCTGCCATGTACTCAAACTAAACCCACTGTTAGTACAGTATCACTGTTCTGTTTCCCCcctggagcagctgtggttgtttgCTGTGTGAATGAAACTGCCTGCAGCCTTTGA
- the LOC127139149 gene encoding uncharacterized protein LOC127139149 isoform X3: protein MWGSSSDSHPSGYDLGPKPGDQGSHGPGGGSGRDGRSGRDDRHGGDRHGDDRHGDDRHGGDRPRDDHEDSHRRSSPDRDRDRHRDRHSPDCHGDNDKERDHSPRRHRRGSGGGSPRHGSSGSSNSGSDDEHRGHGKHGRKHKHGGHGRGRGRGRGCGHGRGGWQQTH from the exons ATGTGGGGCAGCAGTTCAG ACAGCCACCCCTCAGGCTACGACCTGGGCCCCAAGCCAGGGGACCAGGGGAGCCACGGGCCTGGAGGTGGGAGTGGAAGAGACGGTCGCTCTGGACGAGATGACCG CCATGGAGGAGACCGTCATGGAGATGATCGCCATGGAGATGATCGCCATGGAGGAGACCGCCCCAGAGATGATCATGAGGACAGCCACAGGAGATCCAGCCCCGACCGTGACAGGGACCGCCACAGGGATAGACACAGCCCTGACTGCCACGGAGACAACGACAAGGAACGCGACCACAGCCCTCGTCGTCATCGTCGGGGCAGCGGTGGTGGGAGCCCCAGACACGGTAGCAGTGGTAGCAGCAACAGCGGCAGCGATGATGAGCACAGGGGCCACGGAAAACATGGACGCAAACACAAGCACGGGGGCCACGGGCGCGGTCGTGGTCGTGGTCGTGGTTGTGGTCATGGTCGTGGAGGATG GCAGCAGACTCACTGA
- the LOC108873145 gene encoding LOW QUALITY PROTEIN: growth/differentiation factor 8 (The sequence of the model RefSeq protein was modified relative to this genomic sequence to represent the inferred CDS: deleted 1 base in 1 codon), translating into MLLLFCLTLFFSAAFSMETNQTSKLLAESGEQCSACDFREHSKQMRLHSIKSQILSILRLEQAPNISRDMIRQLLPKAPPLTQLLDQYDPRVEDEDHATTETIITMATKHNPVAQDELSLCCLFSLSPKIQPKNILSAQLWVHLRPADMVTTVFLQITHLKPGKEGNNTRVRVRSLKIDTDAGAGSWQSVDIKSLLQAWLRQPETNYGIEINAYDSKGEDLAVTSAEPGEEGLQPFIEVKILDSPKRSRRDSGLNCDEESAETRCCRYPLTVDFEEFGWDWIIAPKRYRANYCSGECEFMHLQQYPHAHLVNKANPRGTAGPCCTPTKMSPINMLYFNRKEQIIYGKIPSMVVDHCGCS; encoded by the exons ATGCTCCTCTTGTTCTGTCtcaccctcttcttctctgcgGCTTTTTCCATGGAGACGAACCAGACCTCCAAGCTGCTGGCGGAGAGCGGAGAGCAGTGCTCGGCCTGCGACTTCCGGGAGCACAGCAAGCAGATGAGGCTCCACAGCATCAAGTCCCAGATCCTCAGCATCCTGCGGCTCGAGCAGGCGCCCAACATCAGCCGGGACATGATCCGCCAGCTGCTCCCCAAAGCGCCTCCTCTGACGCAGCTCCTGGACCAGTACGACCCGCGGGTGGAGGACGAGGACCACGCCACGACAGAGACCATCATCACTATGGCCACCAAGC ATAATCCCGTCGCCCAGGACGAGTTGTCCTTGTGTTGTCTGTTCAGCCTCAGTCCAAAGATCCAGCCCAAAAACATCCTGAGTGCTCAGCTGTGGGTCCACCTGCGTCCGGCCGACATGGTCACCACCGTCTTCCTGCAGATCACCCACCTCAAACCGGGCAAAGAGGGAAACAACACCCGGGTCCGAGTCCGCTCCCTGAAGATCGACACAGACGCCGGCGCCGGTTCCTGGCAAAGCGTCGACATCAAGTCCCTGCTGCAGGCGTGGCTGCGTCAGCCGGAGACCAACTACGGCATCGAGATCAACGCCTACGACTCCAAGGGCGAAGACCTGGCC GTCACGTCTGCGGAGCCCGGAGAGGAAGGACTG CAACCGTTCATCGAAGTGAAGATCCTCGACAGCCCCAAGAGATCCCGCCGTGACTCGGGCCTCAACTGCGACGAGGAGTCGGCGGAGACGCGCTGCTGCCGCTACCCGCTCACCGTCGACTTCGAGGAGTTCGGCTGGGACTGGATCATCGCGCCCAAACGCTACCGGGCCAACTACTGCTCAGGGGAGTGTGAGTTCATGCACCTGCAGCAGTACCCGCACGCGCACCTGGTGAACAAGGCCAACCCACGGGGCACGGCGGGGCCCTGCTGCACGCCCACCAAGATGTCGCCCATCAACATGCTCTACTTCAACCGCAAGGAGCAGATCATCTACGGGAAGATCCCGTCCATGGTGGTCGACCACTGCGGCTGCTCCTGA
- the LOC108873047 gene encoding NLR family CARD domain-containing protein 3: MKQKELADSLQSRGSAVMCQEKHKYNLSKKFRTLFEGISKSGNPTLLNQIYTELYITEGGTGEVNDEHEVRQIETTSRKPDRPETTIRQEDIFKASPGRDEPIRTVMTKGVAGIGKTVLTQKFTLDWAEDKANQHIHFTFPFTFRELNVLKEKKLSLVELVHHFFTETKEAGICRFEEFQVVFIFDGLDECRLPLDFHNTEILTDVTESTSVDVLLTNLIRGKLLPSARLWITTRPAAANQIPPECVDMVTEVRGFTDPQKEEYFRKRFRDEDQASRIISHIKTSRSLHIMCHIPVFCWITATVLEDVLKTREGGELPKTLTQMYIHFLVVQTKVENIKYDGGSGTDPLWSPETRKMIESLGKLAFEQLQKGNLIFYESDLTECGIDIRAASVYSGVFTQIFKEERGLYQDKVFCFVHLSVQEFLAALHVHLTFINSGVNLLSEQSTSWWSKLFTDNYKLAHFYPRAVDVALQSPNGHLDFFLRFLLGLSLPTNQRLLPVFLRYKTSISQTNEETVQYIRKKIGENPRPERSINLFHCLNELNDHCLVDKIQKYLSSGRLSAHKLSPAQWSALVFILLSSEKDLDVFDLKKYSASEEALLRLLPVVKASKKAQLSGCNLSERSCEALASVLSSQSSSLRGLSDNDLQDSGVRMLSVGLESPHCKLETLGLSGCMVTEEGCAFLASALRSNTSHLRELDLSYNDPGDSGVKLLSVGLKDQRCELETLRVVDRGACRLTPGPRKYFCELTLDSNTALRKLKLSDDDRKVTAVEQEQPYPDHPERFNHWGQVLCTTGLTGRCYWEVEWGGWVDIGVTYRGIRRKGKGVDCRLGGNDQSWSLDCSDDGFFVCHKNSGTSVRPRASSLSNRVGVYLDWPSGSLSFFSISSDSLIHLHTFNTTFTEPVYPAFRIRYESYGALLALCQL, from the exons atgaagcagaAGGAGCTGGCTGACTCtctgcagagca GGGGTTCTGCTGTCATGTGccaggaaaaacacaaatacaatttGTCGAAGAAGTTTCGGACTTTGTTTGAGGGGATCTCTAAATCAGGAAACCCAacccttctgaatcagatctacacagagctctacatcacagagggagggactggagaggtcaatgatgaacatgaggtcagacagattgaaacaacatccaggaaaccagacagaccagaaacaaccatcagacaagaagacatctttaaagcctcacctggaagagatgaaccaatcagaacagtgatgacaaagggagtggctggcattgggaaaacagtcttaacacagaagttcactctggactgggctgaagacaaagccaaccagcacatacacttcacatttccattcactttcagagagctgaatgtgctgaaagagaaaaagttgagcttggtggaacttgttcatcacttctttactgaaaccaaagaagcaggaatctgcaggtttgaagagttccaggttgtgttcatctttgacggtctggatgagtgtcgacttcctctggacttccacaacactgagatcctgactgatgttacagagtccacctcagtggacgtgctgctgacaaacctcatcagggggaaactgcttccctctgctcgcctctggataaccacacgacctgcagcagccaatcagatccctcctgagtgtgttgacatggtgacagaggtcagagggttcactgacccacagaaggaggagtacttcaggaagaggttcagagatgaggatcaggccagcaggatcatctcccacatcaagacctcacgaagcctccacatcatgtgccacatcccagtcttctgctggatcactgctacagttctggaggatgtgttgaaaaccagagagggaggagagctgcccaagaccctgactcagatgtacatccacttcctggtggtCCAGACCAAAGTGGAAAACAtcaagtatgatggaggatctgggacagatccactctggagtccagagaccaggaagatgattgagtctctgggaaaactggcttttgagcagctgcagaaaggaaacctgatcttctatgaatcagacctgacagagtgtggcatcgatatcagagcagcctcagtgtactcaggagtgttcacacagatctttaaagaggagagaggactgtaccaggacaaggtgttctgcttcgtccatctgagtgttcaggagtttctggctgctcttcatgtccatctgaccttcatcaactctggagtcaatctgctgtcagaacAATCGACATCCTGGTGGTCTAAACTGTTCACAGACAATTATAAACTTGCACATTTTTACCCGAGAGCTGTGGACGTggccttacagagtccaaatggacatCTGGATTTcttcctccgcttcctcctgggtctttcactgCCGACCAATCAGCGTCTTCTACCAGTCTTTCTTAGATACAAAACAAGCATCTCGCAGACCAATGAGGAAACGGTCCAGTACATCAGGAAGAAGATTGGGGAAAATCCACGTCCAGAAAGAAGCATCAATCTGTTCCATTGCCTGAATGAGCTAAATGACCATTGTTTAGTTGACAAGATCCAGAAGTACTTGAGCTCAGGACGTCTCTCTGCACacaaactgtctcctgctcaatggtcagctctggtcttcatcttactgtcatcagaaaaagatctggacgtgtttgacctgaagaaatactctgcttcagaggaggctcttctgaggctgctgccagtggtcaaagcctcCAAAAAAGCTCA actgagtggctgtaacctctcagagagaagctgtgaagctctggcctcagttctcagctcccagtcctccaGTCTGAGAGGACTGAGTGACAATGACCTGCAGGACTCAGGAGTGAGGATGCTTTctgttggactggagagtccacactgtaAACTGGAAACTCTCGG GCTGTCAGGCTGTATggtcacagaggaaggctgtgcttttctggcctcagctctgagatccaacacctcccatctgagagagctggacctgagctacaatgatccaggagactcaggagtgaagctgttGTCTGTCGGCTTGAAAGATCAACGCTGTGaactggagactctcag AGTGGTCGACAGAGGAGCCTGCAGGCTAACACCAGGTCCAAGGAAGT ATTTCTGTGAACTCACTCTGGACTCAAACACAGCTCTTAGAAAACTCAAACTGTCTGATGACGACAGGAAGGTGACAGCAGTGGAGCAGGAGCAGccatatcctgatcatccagagAGATTTAATCACTGGGGGCAGGTTCTGTGTAcaactggtctgactggtcgatgttactgggaggtcgagTGGGGAGGGTGGGTTGATATAGGTGTGActtacagaggaatcagaaggaaaggaaaaggcGTGGACTGCAGGCTTGGAGGGAACGATCAGTCCTGGAGTTTGGACTGTTCTGATGATGGGTTCTTTGTTTGTCACAAAAACAGTGGAACATCTGTGCGTCCTCGAGCCTCCTCTCTGTCTAACAGAGTGGGAGTGTATCTGGACTGGCcctctggctctctgtccttcttcagcatctcctctgactctctgatccacctccacaccttcaacaccacattcactgaaccCGTCTACCCTGCCTTTAGGATTAGGTACGAGTCATACGGTGCCTTATTGGCACTATGTCAGCTGTAA
- the LOC127139149 gene encoding uncharacterized protein LOC127139149 isoform X2 yields MWGSSSDSHPSGYDLGPKPGDQGSHGPGGGSGRDGRSGRDDRHGGDRPEMIAMEMISMEETVMEMIAMEMIAMEETAPEMIMRTATGDPAPTVTGTATGIDTALTATETTTRNATTALVVIVGAAVVGAPDTVAVVAATAAAMMSTGATENMDANTSTGATGAVVVVVVVVVMVVEDGETRRQAADSLTCRDLTCL; encoded by the exons ATGTGGGGCAGCAGTTCAG ACAGCCACCCCTCAGGCTACGACCTGGGCCCCAAGCCAGGGGACCAGGGGAGCCACGGGCCTGGAGGTGGGAGTGGAAGAGACGGTCGCTCTGGACGAGATGACCGCCATGGAGGAGACCGCCCAGAGATGATCGCCATGGAGATGATCTCCATGGAGGAGACCGTCATGGAGATGATCGCCATGGAGATGATCGCCATGGAGGAGACCGCCCCAGAGATGATCATGAGGACAGCCACAGGAGATCCAGCCCCGACCGTGACAGGGACCGCCACAGGGATAGACACAGCCCTGACTGCCACGGAGACAACGACAAGGAACGCGACCACAGCCCTCGTCGTCATCGTCGGGGCAGCGGTGGTGGGAGCCCCAGACACGGTAGCAGTGGTAGCAGCAACAGCGGCAGCGATGATGAGCACAGGGGCCACGGAAAACATGGACGCAAACACAAGCACGGGGGCCACGGGCGCGGTCGTGGTCGTGGTCGTGGTTGTGGTCATGGTCGTGGAGGATGGTGAGACCAGAAGACAG GCAGCAGACTCACTGACCTGCAGAGACTTGACCTGCCTCTGA